GACCAGCGCGCGGGGCGGCTGCTGGCGAAGAGCTCCTCCTCCTGGGCCAAGGCCGCCTTGGCCTCCGCGGACCGCTCCTCGCGCGGGCGCTCCTCGTTGCCCGGCAGCCGGCGCAGCATGGTCGTCACGGCCTCCCAGACGAGCACGCCCTCCGCCTCCACGCGGGTGTGCAGATCCAGCTCGCGGCCGAGCCTCACCTCGCGCTGACCCTCCACCCACGCGAGCACGGAGAGCGTGGCCCCCTCCTCCAACCGGCGGTATTGGCGGATGTGGTTGCGCACGTGAATCATCCCGAGCAGTCGATAGGGGAACTCGGGACGGTTGAGCAGCGCGAGGTGGAGCGGCGCGGCGAGCACCTGGGGATAGGCCAGTGGCAGGTGACCGTCCTCGGGGAAGCCGCACACCTCGCGGTAGAGCGCGAGCCGCCGCGGGTCCGGAGGGAGCTGACGCACGCGCACTTCCAGCCGAGGCACCTCGCCGGGGCGCGCGGGGCGGCGGGCCACGGCGGCGCGCAGGAGCTCCACGGGGAGTGGCGGAGGTTCGGCGAGCTCGAGGGCAGGCGGAGAGCTGGACACGGGAGTGACTCCTGGGGACCGCGAAGTGGAACTCAAGCGCCCGGACGCAGGACCAGGCGGATGGGATTTCCTTCCTTCTTGATGAGCCGCTCGACGCCCAGGGGGGCATCGCGCAGGGGAAGAATGTCCGAAACGGAGGAGGAGAAGTCGAGCCGGCGGAAGCGCGAGAGGTTCACCACCTGATGCAGGTGGTGCGGGAAGTAACCGTAATGGCCGCGCACCTGCAGCATGGCGTAGCAGAAGGGAACGTCCTGGCCGAGCGTCAGAGGGGCTCCGGCGAGTCCCACGAGCACCATCCGGCCCATGGGAGCGAGCACCGACTGAGCCTGCTCCCGCACCTGAGGCACGCCCGCGAGATCCAGGGCGACATCGAGACCGCGGCGGCCCGTCAGCTCCTTGATGCGCTCGCGGAAATCCGGCTGCTGGGGATCCAATGCCGCATCGGCTCCGAGCTTCAAGGCGCGCTCCCGCGCATCGGGCAGCGGGTCGATCGCCACGATGGGCGCCGCGCCGAAGGCCCGGCACAGCTGGACGGCATGCGCGCCAAGTCCACCGACACCCCAGATGCCCACGGCCTCGGCGGGCCTGAGATGGGCCGTCTCGACGATGGCGGCGTACGGCGTGGACACCGCGTCGGGAAGAATGGCCGCCTGTTCGAAGGGAAGCCCGTCGGGGACGGACACCAGCGTGTCGAAGCGCGCCAGCGCATACTCCGCCCAGCCGCCGTCGTAATCCACGCCGCGCGTCAGGATCTTCAGACACCGGCCCGTGCGGCCCACGCAGGCGGGACACCTGCCGCAGCTCTGCCCCGCCTGCAGCAGGACCCTCATGCCTGGCTGCCACATGGGAGGCACCGCCGAGCCCAGCTTCTCGATGACGCCGGAGACCTCGTGCCCCAGGGTGACGCTCGTGAAGCCCTCACGCGGCTCCAGGCGCAACGTGCCGTCGATCAGATGGATGTCCGACAGGCAGATGCCGGCGGCGTGGACCTTGATGCGCACCTCGTCCGGGCCGGGCTCCGGAATGGCCACGGTCTCCATTGCGAACTTCCGGGTCGTGAGGTCGAGACGTCCTGCGAGCATGGTGGATGGCATGACACCCTCCTTTAGCAGGCTGTCACGAGGATTCGCGCGGCCGTAATGGCCCCGTTACGGTCCTGTCTCCACGGAGTCCTCCACGGGCACGGCATGGGGCTTCCCGCGCCCCAGGCCATGACGCCGCGCGGCCACCTCGACGATGTGCTGGATGAGCTTCGGGTAGGACAGGCCGATCTCCCGGGCGCCGAGCGCCACCTCGCACTGGGCCTCGAGATACGGATTGGGGTTCACCTCGAGCAGGTAGGGCTCGTTGGTGTGCTTGGACACGCGGAAGTCGATGCGCGCGTAGTCGCGCAACTTGAGCGCGCGAAAGGCCGTCACCGCGGCCCGCTCGATGCGGCCCCGCAGCTCGTCCGACAGGTCATGCGGCATGACGAGCCGGGGACTGCCGGGCGCCTCCGGCGCGAACTTCACCTCCCGGTCGGCGATCTTCATCCGCTTGCGGCTCCACTTCTTCCCGAAGTCCAGCTCCACCGGCGGGAGCACCTGGGGATGGGCATGGTCGCCCAGCACCCCCACGTAGATCTCCCGCCCCTCGATGAACTCCTCCGCGAGCGCCTCGTCGTCGTACTCCTCGTGGATCTTCCGCACCCGGCGCGCCAGCCCCTCCATGTCCTTCTCCACGCCCAGGCCCATGGAGGCATCCGAGCGGGCCGGCTTCACGATGAGCGGGAAGGACAGGTCCCCACTCGTCTGGAACGAGGAGCCATCGAAGGTGGCGAAGCGCGGGGTGAGCACCCCGTGGAACTGGAGGAGCTGCTTGGCCAGGATCTTGTCCTGCGCGAGCAGCAGGCCCGCCGTCGCCGAGCCGGTGAAGGGCACGCGCGCCAGTTCCAGCACGGCGGCGACGTTCACCTCCAGCCGGTAGTCCTCCGCGAAGGTCTCGCAGATGTTGAAGACGAGGTCGCATCGGGACCGGGTCACCTGCCGCACCAGGTCCGTGATGCTCTCGTCCACGGCGATGCCCACCGGGGTGTGCCCGGCATCCTGGAGCGCGGCGCTCACCTGGGCCACCACGGGGTCGGGCGGTTCGCCCTGGGGCTGGTAGTGGAGAACCGCGATGCGCAAGGGTCGCAGGGCCATGGTTCAGTCCTCGAAGAAGCGGTCGGTGTAGAGGTAGTTCATGGCCAGTACCGTCACGAGCGAAGTGAGCTGGACGGCCGCCTCCCGGCTGTCATCGGGATGGAGGGTGAGGCCGAGCGCCGCGGTCCGTTCGGCCAGGTGGTCGAGCAGCGCGCGCACGGCGCCCCGGCTCACGCCCGAGTACTGGCTCACCGAGGAGAGCAGACGCTGGCGCTCGGCCTGGATGAGCGTCTCCGCGCGTACGGGCGCCTCCCCCGGGCCATAGAAGATGTCCGCCAGGATGTGGTCGAAGGCGTTGCGCAGCTCGACATCCACCTTCTCGTCCAGCTCGCGCTGGCGGTAGTGGTCGAGGACGGTGCCCTCCATCTCCTCGGTGGTGAAGTCCGGCTCGGCGAGCTGCACGAGGGGCGGCTTCCGGCCGAGCCGCGCCATGGTCTCCTCCACGTACTGGAGTTTCCGGAGGGCGCCCCAGCCCTGGTACTGCTTGCGCCAGTCGATGTTGGGGGTGAGCCACACCGCGAAGGTCTCGGCGAAGTCCTCGTCCGGGTGCTTCTGGGCGTACCAGCCGGAGATGTGCAGCACGTAGCGGCGCGAGAAGGGCTGCGGCTTGTAGTTGTCGCGGTAGGGCCGCGAGTAGTCGCCGAACACGCGCAGCCACTCGTCCGTCTCGTAGAGCCGGTAGGCGTAGTTGATGGCGTGGCCCGCCTCGTGACGGAGGTACATGAGGATCTCCGCCTCGCTCTCCACGCCTCCGCCCAGCTCCGCCTCGATGGAGTGCAAGCCCGGGTCCGCCAGGTAGAACGGCAGGCCGATGACCGGGACGCCCGAGGGGCAGCCCCACTCGTCCGACAGGTAGCACTGGGGTTTGAAGGAGATGCCCTTCGCCTCGAGCTCCGCGTGGAGCTGCGCGATGTGCCGCTCGAGCGGCGTGCCCGCCAGACGCAGCGAGAGATCCTTGATGCGCGCCTGGAGCAGTGCCTCGCGCTGGGAGGAGAGCTTCCCGCGACCCTCACCGTGCTCGGTGGGGTGCTTCTCTCGCATCACCAGCAGGTCGGACTGGGGTGGTTGCATCATGACCTTCCTAGGTAAGAACCGCGTCCCAGGAAGGACAGACGTCACGGCCGTAGGACCAGGCGGCGGAGCGAGCGCCCGGGTGTCCCCTCGCGGTTCGGCACCGCTTGGAACAGCCCGGACGCTTCAGCCCACCCCGGTCAACCCGCGGCGTAGATGCGGCGGTGCTCGCGGATCTCCGCGAGGCGGAACTCGCCCGGTGCCGGGGCCAGCTGCTCCGGCGCGTCCGAGGACAGCCGCATGATGCGCTCGTACTCCTCCACGGAGACGCGCTCGCGGCGCGCGAGCACCGCCTCCACGTCCGTCTGGGCCATCCGCCGCGCGGCGCCCTCGCCCACCACGCCCGAGTAGAACTCCGCGGCGCAGCCACTGCCGTAGGACAGCAGACCGATGCGCTTGCCGGCCAGCGCGGCGCTCTCGCCGTTCAACAGGCCCGCGAGCGCCAGGTACAGCGAGGCGGTGTACACGTTGCCGATGCGGGCGTTGAGGCCCAGCGACGATGCCACCTGCGCCTCGTAGCTGGCGGAGGACTTCGCCGCCTCCTCGCGCGCCGCCGGGGTGCTGTCCCGGGTGCCCGGCGCGTCCTCCAGGTCGCACAGCCGCAGCTGCGTGTGCGCCTTGCGCGCCATCTTGCAGAAGGGCACGTGGTACAGGATGCGCTCGAGCTGCTCGCCCGGAAGCTTCTCACCCCAGCGCACCACCTCGTGCGCCAGCGCGCGCTCGCGCCAGCCACGGTACGCGCCCGAGAGCGCGTCCAGGTAGCAGCTGATGGAGTAGTGCCCGTCCACCACCGCCTCCCGCCGGCCGAGCGGCCGCCAGAAGTCATACACATCCATGGAGCAGGCGCCGTTCAGCCCGAGGTCCACGGCGAGCAGGTCCGGCTGCTCCGACACGAGCAGGGCCACCGCGCCGCCGCCCTGGGTGGGCTCGCCCGCGGTGTTCAGCCCGTAGCGGGCGATGTCCGAACAGATGACGATGGCCGAGCGGCCCGCCGCCGCGCCGGAGGCGATCCACTCGGTGGCCGCCATCAGTCCCGCGGTGCCGCCGTAGCAGGCGTGCTGGGTGTCGAAGGTGCGCATCGTGCGCGGCAGCTTCAGCAGGCCCTGGACGTGCGAGGCCACCGGCTTCGAGTGGTCCACGCCCGTCTCGGTGCCCACCACCAGCATGCCCAGGCGGGACGGGTCCACGCCGTTGCGCTGGATGAGGCGGGCCGCGGCGGTCGCGGCGAGCGACACGGAGTCCTCTCCCGGATCCGCCACCGCCATCTCCTTCGCCCCGAGGCCCGCCGTGTACTTGGCGGGATCCACGCCGCGCGCCCGGGCGAGATCCTCGATGTCCACGTAGCGACGGGGTACGGCGATGGCCAGCGCTTCGATTCCAACCTGCTTCTTCATGGGAAAAGCTCCTCGCGTCCTGCTCGAGTGGGAAAGGGGGCTCACTGCACGTCGGGGGGAACCAGCACCAGCCGGCCCGCGATCTCGCGGTTCTCCAGCCGGAAGTGCGCCCGCCCGGCCTCGGCCAGCGGCACCGACTCCGCCACGAAGGGACGGATCTTCCCGTCGGCCACCAGCTGGAGCGACTCGTCCAGCTCCTGGCGCGTGGTGGCGTAGGCCCCGAGGATCTCCAGCTCCTTCACGATGACCAGGCCCGGGTTGAGATCCACCGTGCCCGTCTCCAGGTTGCCCACCACCACCACCCGGCCGCCCGGCGCCATCGCCTTGAGCGTCTGCCCGAAGGTGGCGCTACCGACGATCTCGATGGCCACGTTGACGCCCTCGCCCCCCGTGCGCTTGCGCGCCTCGGACGCGAACTCCAGCCCGCGCGAGACGATGACCTCGTCCGCTCCCGCCTCGCGCAGGGCCGCCACCTTGGCCTCGCCCGACGTCACCGCGATGACGCGCGCCCCGTCCAGCTTCGCCAGCTGCACCGCCGCGAGCCCCACGCCACCGCTGGCGCCGGTGATGAGCACCGTCTCGCCATCACGCACCCGGCCGCGCGTCCGCACCGTGTGCACGGCCGTGCCCAGGGTGCAGCACACCGTGGCCGCCACCGGCCAGGGCAGGTTCGCCGGCACCCGGCCCA
This is a stretch of genomic DNA from Archangium violaceum. It encodes these proteins:
- a CDS encoding MaoC family dehydratase encodes the protein MSSSPPALELAEPPPLPVELLRAAVARRPARPGEVPRLEVRVRQLPPDPRRLALYREVCGFPEDGHLPLAYPQVLAAPLHLALLNRPEFPYRLLGMIHVRNHIRQYRRLEEGATLSVLAWVEGQREVRLGRELDLHTRVEAEGVLVWEAVTTMLRRLPGNEERPREERSAEAKAALAQEEELFASSRPARWSVPEDTGRRYARASGDYNPIHLYGLTARPFGFPRAIAHGMWTVGRCVAEMGEAAEAPSLTLTSEFRRPLLLPSKVVFQTVKAPSGGVAYRVRSEDGQPHVMGLLTTSSSPATEDGRERPGA
- a CDS encoding zinc-binding dehydrogenase, whose translation is MPSTMLAGRLDLTTRKFAMETVAIPEPGPDEVRIKVHAAGICLSDIHLIDGTLRLEPREGFTSVTLGHEVSGVIEKLGSAVPPMWQPGMRVLLQAGQSCGRCPACVGRTGRCLKILTRGVDYDGGWAEYALARFDTLVSVPDGLPFEQAAILPDAVSTPYAAIVETAHLRPAEAVGIWGVGGLGAHAVQLCRAFGAAPIVAIDPLPDARERALKLGADAALDPQQPDFRERIKELTGRRGLDVALDLAGVPQVREQAQSVLAPMGRMVLVGLAGAPLTLGQDVPFCYAMLQVRGHYGYFPHHLHQVVNLSRFRRLDFSSSVSDILPLRDAPLGVERLIKKEGNPIRLVLRPGA
- a CDS encoding D-alanine--D-alanine ligase family protein, translating into MALRPLRIAVLHYQPQGEPPDPVVAQVSAALQDAGHTPVGIAVDESITDLVRQVTRSRCDLVFNICETFAEDYRLEVNVAAVLELARVPFTGSATAGLLLAQDKILAKQLLQFHGVLTPRFATFDGSSFQTSGDLSFPLIVKPARSDASMGLGVEKDMEGLARRVRKIHEEYDDEALAEEFIEGREIYVGVLGDHAHPQVLPPVELDFGKKWSRKRMKIADREVKFAPEAPGSPRLVMPHDLSDELRGRIERAAVTAFRALKLRDYARIDFRVSKHTNEPYLLEVNPNPYLEAQCEVALGAREIGLSYPKLIQHIVEVAARRHGLGRGKPHAVPVEDSVETGP
- a CDS encoding putative zinc-binding metallopeptidase — translated: MMQPPQSDLLVMREKHPTEHGEGRGKLSSQREALLQARIKDLSLRLAGTPLERHIAQLHAELEAKGISFKPQCYLSDEWGCPSGVPVIGLPFYLADPGLHSIEAELGGGVESEAEILMYLRHEAGHAINYAYRLYETDEWLRVFGDYSRPYRDNYKPQPFSRRYVLHISGWYAQKHPDEDFAETFAVWLTPNIDWRKQYQGWGALRKLQYVEETMARLGRKPPLVQLAEPDFTTEEMEGTVLDHYRQRELDEKVDVELRNAFDHILADIFYGPGEAPVRAETLIQAERQRLLSSVSQYSGVSRGAVRALLDHLAERTAALGLTLHPDDSREAAVQLTSLVTVLAMNYLYTDRFFED
- a CDS encoding hydroxymethylglutaryl-CoA synthase family protein; translated protein: MKKQVGIEALAIAVPRRYVDIEDLARARGVDPAKYTAGLGAKEMAVADPGEDSVSLAATAAARLIQRNGVDPSRLGMLVVGTETGVDHSKPVASHVQGLLKLPRTMRTFDTQHACYGGTAGLMAATEWIASGAAAGRSAIVICSDIARYGLNTAGEPTQGGGAVALLVSEQPDLLAVDLGLNGACSMDVYDFWRPLGRREAVVDGHYSISCYLDALSGAYRGWRERALAHEVVRWGEKLPGEQLERILYHVPFCKMARKAHTQLRLCDLEDAPGTRDSTPAAREEAAKSSASYEAQVASSLGLNARIGNVYTASLYLALAGLLNGESAALAGKRIGLLSYGSGCAAEFYSGVVGEGAARRMAQTDVEAVLARRERVSVEEYERIMRLSSDAPEQLAPAPGEFRLAEIREHRRIYAAG
- a CDS encoding alcohol dehydrogenase catalytic domain-containing protein, giving the protein MKAVVLREFGEASNLRMENMPDPRPGRGEVLIRVHACGVCYHDVINRRGNLPRTHVPAILGHEAAGEVVEVGPDTPGWKVGDRVATLQRLSCGECALCKSGRNSLCKKDNRFFGEEISGGYAQYMTAPVAGLGRVPANLPWPVAATVCCTLGTAVHTVRTRGRVRDGETVLITGASGGVGLAAVQLAKLDGARVIAVTSGEAKVAALREAGADEVIVSRGLEFASEARKRTGGEGVNVAIEIVGSATFGQTLKAMAPGGRVVVVGNLETGTVDLNPGLVIVKELEILGAYATTRQELDESLQLVADGKIRPFVAESVPLAEAGRAHFRLENREIAGRLVLVPPDVQ